In Sphaeramia orbicularis chromosome 1, fSphaOr1.1, whole genome shotgun sequence, a genomic segment contains:
- the c1h6orf120 gene encoding UPF0669 protein C6orf120 homolog — MMLSCSALVVAFLLSQAGGFLNPSEDDGVPDDWVLLHVVQGHIGAGNYSYLRLNHDGRIILHMHTIKGDADLYVSDKTLRPSFDTYKLQSVTCGQDVVVVPGDFSRPVGIGIYGHPSHQESEFEMRVFYDQMVPQDPFDKGSYPSEDGQKHKKSPQAPEEDFQEEESIFWTILIGLLKIIVEILF; from the coding sequence ATGATGCTGAGCTGCAGTGCCCTGGTCGTCGCCTTCCTGCTGTCCCAGGCTGGCGGCTTCTTGAACCCCTCGGAGGACGACGGTGTCCCTGATGATTGGGTGCTGCTTCATGTGGTTCAGGGCCACATCGGGGCTGGAAATTACAGCTACCTACGCCTCAACCACGATGGCAGAATCATCCTGCACATGCACACCATCAAAGGGGACGCCGACTTGTATGTGTCGGACAAAACCCTGCGGCCGAGTTTTGATACATACAAGCTGCAGTCAGTCACCTGTGGTCAAGACGTTGTGGTGGTGCCGGGGGACTTTTCAAGGCCCGTGGGCATTGGCATTTATGGCCACCCATCTCACCAAGAGAGTGAGTTTGAAATGCGGGTGTTCTACGATCAGATGGTGCCTCAGGACCCGTTTGATAAGGGCTCGTACCCCTCAGAAGATGGACAGAAGCATAAAAAATCCCCGCAGGCTCCAGAGGAGGACTTTCAAGAAGAGGAGTCGATCTTTTGGACAATTCTGATTGGACTTTTGAAGATTATAGTTGAAATTTTGTTTTGA